The Pseudomonas sp. TH06 genome contains the following window.
CGCTGCCGTCTTCGGCAACGGCCAGTACCGGTGGTTCGGCGCCTTTCTCCAGCAGCAGCGGCGCCAGTGTCCGAATGACAATCCCGGCAGCACACATGGCAATGATCGGCGTGTCCTGCTGATACAGCTCACGCAGGGTCGCGCCGAATTCCTGATAAGTGCAGTCGGCGCCCTCAACCCGTCCGGCGAGGCCGTGGATCTGCGCGGCCGGATACACCTGCTGAATGCGGCGGGCGGTGGCCAGGCTGCCCTGACCGAGAATGACGATGGCGGGGGTGGTTGGAGTCATCAACCTTGCCACCGTTCGCCGGGCACGATGATCAACGAGAAGTACGGTGAGGACATCGGCTCGACCTGATCCATCGGCACGATCTTCTGATTGGCCATGGTCGCGCGTTCGACGTACAGCGCACGCTCGGCCAGACCGAGTTCTTCCAACACCTGACGGACCTTGGGAAAATTACGCCCCAGCTTCATGATCACCGCGGCGTCGGCATCAGCCAGACGACGTTTCAATTCGTCGTGGGGCAACACGCCGGAGAGTACCGACAGGCTCTGATTGCGATACACCAGCGGCGCGCCCAGCACCGAAGCGCCACCGAGCATCGAGCACACACCCGGCACCACTTGCGCTTCGTAGCGGGTGGCCAGGCGATCATGCAGGTACATGTAGGAACCGTAGAAGAACGGATCACCCTCACAGATCACCGCGACGTCACGACCGGCATCCAGATGCGCGGCCACGGTCTCGGCGGCTTCGTCGTAGAAATCGCTGATGACCTGCTCATAGGAAAGCGGTGCCGGCAAAACTTCGGTGGTCACCGGGTACACCAGCGGCAGCAGGTTTTGCGCGTCCTGCAGGTGCGCTTCGATGATGCCGAAGGCGTTGCCCTTTTTACCCTTGGCGACGAAGTACGCCACCACTGGAGATTCGCGCAGCAGGCGCAGAGCCTTGACGGTAATCAGTTCCGGATCACCGGGGCCGACGCCCAGGCCAATCAAACGTCCTTTTGCCTGCATCATTCGATCTCCGTGGCGAGAGCGTTGACCGCTGCGGCGGCCATGGCGCTGCCGCCGAGCCGACCTTGCATGATCACAAACGGTACGCCGCGACTGTCAGCCGCCAGCGCGGCTTTCGATTCGGCGGCGCCAACGAAGCCCACCGGAAAGCCGAGGATCAGCGCCGGTTTCGGTGCGCCGGCGTCGAGCATTTCCAGCAGATAGAACAGCGCGGTCGGCGCGTTGCCGATCACCACGACGCTGCCTGCCAGATGCGGGCGCCAGAGTTCCAGTGCGGCAGCGGAGCGGGTGTTGCCCAACTCGCGGGCCAACTCCGGCACGCTGTCGTCACGCAAGGTGCAGATCACTTGGTTGTTCGCCGGCAGACGTGCACGGGTGACGCCTTCTGAGACCATTCGCGCATCACAGAGGATCGGTGCACCGGCGGCCAGCGCAGCGCGCCCGGCCTTGCCCGCACCGTCAGAGAATTGCAGACCGTCAACGGCTTCGACCATGCCGCAGGCATGGATCACCCGCACCGCGAGCTTTTCCAGGTCGGCCGGGATGCGCGCCAGATTGGCCTCGCTGCGAATGATCGCGAAGGAGTTGCGATAGATCTCCTGACCGTCGCGGATGTAATCAAGCATCTAGGGGGCTCCGGGAGCGGGCGGCGAGCAGGGTCGCGGCCGCTTCAATAGTAAGATTGCGTGCGTGCAACGCGCCGAAACCTGGCTGCGTTGCATCGCGAAAATAGAGGTCGTAGTGACCGGGACTGACGGCCAGCAACGTCGCCGGGGCACAGTGAGCGGCAGCGCAGGAGCGCGTGCAACCGGACAGGTGCACGCTCTGCGCCTGGGGCAACAGCGTCGCCAGCAACCGGGCATCGTGCTTGGTGTCGGCCAGACCTTTGCCACAGCCAGCGGAACCGGTGCAGGCGATCATTCTCGACAGACGCTCAGCGGCCTCGGCCAGCAGATTCAATCGTTTAAGGCCTTCGATCACCTGCGTTGCATCAGCCGCTGCCACGTTCGGCAGCAACAGGCTCTGCCACGGCGTGAAACGCAGACTGCCGTCGCCAAACTGGCGGGCCAGTCGAGCGGCACCGCGCAGCATGATCGGGTCAAGGCGACCGAGTGGCGGTACTGCGCCGACGTAGACAAGGTTGCCCGCGTTTTGTGGTTGAGCGCCAATATGCAGATCGTCGGTTACCGGGGTGCGCTGCCAGCCGTTGATCGCTTTGATCGGCAGGCGTGCCCTGAGCTGTTCAAGAAACGCCAGCATCGGCAATTCATCAAGCACATGACGCATCCGCGTCTGCTCAGGTCGAGCCAGATCCAGAAACAGCTCCAGCACCGCCACCACCAGCGCATGAGCATTTTCCAGCGTCACCGCGCCGACCGCCCGATCCGTCGGGCATCCGGCCAGACCGAACGCGAGCAACGTTTCGCCGTCGCGTTCGAAAGCCGACAACCACAGATCATGCGGATGTTCGAGCATCGCCAACGCTTCACCGCCATCCAGTTGCACAGCGAACTTGGCGCTCAACTCGGGGAAACGTGGATGGCTTTGCAGCGTGTCGAGAATCTGCTCGGCGAGTGCGCGGGTGTCGAAGCGCATCTGCCGGTCAATCCCGGCGGTGGGGCTAAGCATGAGGTTGCGCACATCGTCGCCCGCTGCTGTTCGTGGGCCGAGCCCGGCCGCGAGCAGATTGTCGATCAGCGCGCTGCTTTGCTCGCCGATCCCGCGAATTTGCAGGTTGGCGCGGTTGGTCGCTTCGATCACACCGCCGGCGAATTGCTCGGCGGCATTGGCCACCGCGTCCGCCTGGTCGGCGCTGATGGAGCCGCCATTGAGTTTGATCCGGCAGATGCCACCGTCCAAGGCCTGGACAATACGCAGCAACCCCGGGCAAGCCGAGGGGCGTAAAGCGGTGGATATCGGGCGTTCGTTCAAGGGGTTGACCGGCTGCGTGGGAAAGGCGCTTCGCGGGCGAAGGCGCGGTATTATGCCTGCTTTGTCCGATGGCATGAAAAGTCTGCCCGTCGGAATGGCATGTTTAGAGGAATATAGATGTCACCCTGGCTGACGGTTGTGGGAATCGGTGAAGACGGCTTCAAGGGCCTGGGCAAAAATGCCCGGCGAGCCTTGATGGGCGCCTCGCGGATCGTCGGCGGCCAGCGTCAACTGGACCTGCTGCCGGTGTGCATTCGTGGCGAGCGGCAATTGTGGCCGAGTCCGTTTGCCCTGACGCCGGTACTTGAACGTCGCGGCGAATCTGTTTGTGTGCTGGCCAGCGGTGATCCGATGTTCTACGGCGTCGGCGCCAGCCTTTCGCGTCAGGTGCCGAGCGACGAGATGCTGATCCTGCCCGCGCCGTCCTCCTGTTCGCTGGCCGCCGCCCGTCTCGGCTGGCCGTTGCAAGAGGTGGTGACGTTGTCATTGGTCGCCCGACCGCTGGCAGCGCTCAACGCGCAACTGTTCAGCGGTGTGCGCCTGTTGTTGCTGAGCAATGATGGGCAGAGTCCGGCCGCCGTCGCGCAGTTGTTGCGCGAACGCGGGTTTGGTTCGAGCCGGATGAGCGTTCTGGAACAGCTGGGCGGCAATGCTGAGCGGCGGATCGACGGCAGCGCCAATGACTGGAACGACTCGCCGCTTGCCGATCTCAACGTCATCGCCATCGAATGCCTCGCCGACGCGAACACCCCGCGCCTGTCGCGACTGGCCGGCCTGCCCGACTCGGCGTTTCGGCATGACGGGCAACTGACCAAGCGCGACGTGCGCGCCATCACCCTCGCCCGCCTCGCGCCGACGCCCGGCGAACTGCTGTGGGACGTCGGCGCCGGCAGCGGCTCGATCGGCATCGAATGGATGCGCGCTCACCCGAGCTGCCGCGCATTGGCCATCGAAGCCGACGACGGTCGCCAGCAATTGATCGAACACAACCGCGACGCCTTGGGCGTGTCCGGCCTGCAATTGATACGGGGCCGTGCGCCGCAGGCACTCGCCGGACTGGAGCGCCCGGACGCCATCTTCATCGGCGGCGGCGTGACCCGCGACGGTGTGTTCGAGACCTGCTGGGAACAACTCAAACCCGGCGGCCGACTGGTCGCCAACGCCGTGACCCTGCAAAGTGAAGTCACCCTGATGAACTGGCGTGAACGCTTCGGCGGCGAACTGACGCGTATCCATGTCGCTCAGGCGCAACCACTCGGCGAGTTCGACACCTGGCGCCAGGCGTTGCCGATCACTCTGCTCGATCTGGTCAAACCTCTCGATGCGTGACGAAACCGCCGAACAACCCGCACCGCTGCGCAGTGGCCTGACCACCGGCAGTTGCGCCACCGCCACCAGCCTCGCTGCCGCTCGCCTGTTGCTCAGCGGGATCTCGGCCGACGCGGTGCAGATTGTATTGCCCAAGGGCAAGCAAGTGCAGATGCGTCTGGAGTTCTGTCGCCTGACCGCTGACGGCGCCGAAGCCGGGACGATCAAGGATGCCGGCGACGACCCGGACGTGACCCACGGCGCGCTGCTTTATTCGCGTGTGCAACTGAAAGACGAGCCAGGAATTCGCTTCAATGCAGGTCTTGGCGTCGGCACCGTGACCCGCCCCGGGCTGGTGCTGGGTGTCGGTGAGCCGGCGATCAACCCGGTGCCGCGCAAGATGATCAGCGATCACCTGAGCCTGCTCGCCGCCGAAACCGGTTATGCCGGCGGCTTCGACGTTACGGTCAACGTCGAGGGCGGCGAAGCGCTGGCGCTGAAAACCATGAACCCGCGCCTGGGCATTCTCGGCGGTCTGTCGATCCTCGGCACCAGTGGCATCGTCCGGCCATTTTCCTGCGCGGCTTACATCGCCTCGATCCATCAAGGCATTGATGTCGCCAGGACCAACGGCTATCTGCACATCGCCGCGTGCACCGGCAATGCCAGCGAAGACACCATGCGGCGGGTCTACGACCTGCCGGAAATCGCGCTGATCGAAATGGGCGATTTCGTCGGCGCAGTGCTCAAGCATTTGCGCAAAGTACCTGTGGATAAACTCAGCCTGTGCGGGGGGTTCGGCAAGATCAGCAAACTGGCGGCCGGGCATATGGATCTGCACTCAAGACATTCGAGCATCGACTTGCCACAGCTCGCTGAGTGGGCGGCGGCGATTGGTGCTGACGAAATCTTGCAGCAAAGCATTCGTGAGGCCAACACCAGCCAGCAGGCATTGGCGATGGCCAGTGCGGCGGGGATCGCACTGGGTGATGAAGTCTGTCGCCACGCGTTGAATTTCGCTCGCAGCGTCGTGCCGGCGCAGGTTCAGATCGAAGTGTTTGCGATTGATCGACAGGGTGGAATTGTTGGTCATGCCGGAGGTTTTCAATGAAGCGGATTCTGCTGCTGGGCGGTGTGACTGAAGCGCTGGCCATCGCCCGCACGCTGGGGCCGGAACACATTTACAGCCTGGCAGGAGTTGGCCGGGTGCCGACCGACCTTAGCTGCCAAGTGCGCGTCGGTGGCTATGGCGGCGCTGAAGGTCTGGCGCAATTCATTCGTGACCAAGGCATTGATCTGCTGTTCGACGCCACCCACCCCTACGCCGCGCAAATCAGCCAGAACGCCGCCATCGCCGCGCAACTGACCGGCATTCCTTGCTGGGCCTTGCGTCGCCCTGCCTGGCAGCCGCAACCCGGCGATGACTGGCGCGAAGTCAGCGATTGGGCCGAACTGATCACCGCACTCAAACCGTTTCGCCGCCCGTTGTTCACCCTCGGTCGCGAGCCGTTGCAACACCTCGACGAAATCCCTCTGGACCAGTTCTGGACCTTGCGCGCCCTGGATGTTTATCCGGGCAACGAACGCTGCGAAGTGATCGGCGCCCGCGGGCCGTTTCTGCTCGAGGATGAACGAGCGTTGTTCGAGCGGCGGCAGATCGATGTGCTGATCAGCAAGAACAGCGGCAGCACCGCCACCGAGCCGAAGCTGGAAGTGGCGCGCGAGCGTGGGGTGCCGGTACTTGTGTTGAAGCGGCCGGGGCTGGCGGCGGTTGATCGGGAGTTTGCATCTACGTCTGAAGTCCTTAAAGCCCTGACGGCGTCAGACTTTTCCTGACTTCAAATTTATCTGCGAATTTGCCTGCGAAATTTGAGGACGCAGCCGACTGTTCTTCACTCCCCCTCACTCCAATACTTCGGTTCCTTTAATCCAGACAAGCAGACAGCCAGGAAAAGCAGCTTGTCAGCTTGTATCCCAAGGAATACGATCCCGACATGATCGCCATTGAACGATCCCGCCTATTTTCCGAATGGCTCGACTCCCTGAAAGACATCACCGGTAAAGGTCGAATCATCTCCAGGCTTAAGGCAGCCGAATATGGCAACTTCGGCGACTGCGGGTTCGTCGGTGATACCGTTTATGAAATGCGTGTTCATTACGGCCCCGGTTACAGGATGTATTTCACACGTCGAGGTGAAGTGATTTATCTGCTGCTGATTGGAGGCGACAAATCGACACAAAAGAGAGACATCAAACGCGCCGTGCAGATGGCACATAACATCGGAAATGAGGAGTAAATCATGACCGAAGAATTCGCCCGTTTTGACGCCGCCGAGTACCTCAAAACTCCCGAGGACATGGCGGCATATCTGGACGCCTGTTTTGACGACGACGAAGGCGATGGCGTTCTGATCCGTGCTGCGCTCAATGATATCGCCCGGGCCCAGGGCATGACTCAAGTAGCACGGGACGCAGGTTTGGGCCGCGAAAGTCTTTACAAGGCGTTGAGCAGCACTGGCAATCCCGAATTCGCAACTATCATGAAAGTCATGAAGGCATTGGGTTTGAGATTGCATGCCGTAACGCTATAAAAGCGCTGCGACACCAAACCGCACGATGCTTTTTTACTTATCGGCCCTGATCAGGCTAAATAGCCGCGCCTGATCGCCCACCCAACGGATCTGTCCAATGAACCGACACCGGCTAGCATTTGCCTGGATCGCCTGCTTTGCAGTGCTGTTCAACATGCTCGCCATGCCGATGACGGGAGCGATGGCGCAAGCGGCCAATTCACCGGCCGAGCAATTGCTCTGGAGCAGTTTCTGCACCGGCAGCGGGACGAAGATGGTCGCGATCAACATCGGCACCACCGATCAGCAAGCCCCGCCCAACGACACCCATTCCAACATGCAGCATTGCTGGTGTTGCTCGGGCTCGGCACCATTGGTGGCGCTGCCGGGGCATTCGCCACAGCTGTATTTCGCCCGCTATGACAGCAATCGCAGCGTCGCGCCTGCCTTGCTGCAAGCACCCACGCCGCGCCAGCAATGGCCGAGCCTCAATCCCCGCGCTTCCCCTCTGGTTTGATTTGTTCGCGCAATTGACCTGCGTTTCAAATCGTTCTGGAGAACTGCCATGTTGAACAAACTTATCGTCATCGCCGCGCTGCTGGTGCCTGCGTGCTTCGCCCATGCCCACGAATACAAGGCCGGTGAGCTGGAAATCGCTCATCCGTGGTCGCAGGAACTGCCACCCAACGCGCCAACCGTTGCCGCTTATTTCGTGATCAGC
Protein-coding sequences here:
- a CDS encoding precorrin-2 C(20)-methyltransferase, whose protein sequence is MQAKGRLIGLGVGPGDPELITVKALRLLRESPVVAYFVAKGKKGNAFGIIEAHLQDAQNLLPLVYPVTTEVLPAPLSYEQVISDFYDEAAETVAAHLDAGRDVAVICEGDPFFYGSYMYLHDRLATRYEAQVVPGVCSMLGGASVLGAPLVYRNQSLSVLSGVLPHDELKRRLADADAAVIMKLGRNFPKVRQVLEELGLAERALYVERATMANQKIVPMDQVEPMSSPYFSLIIVPGERWQG
- a CDS encoding precorrin-8X methylmutase, coding for MLDYIRDGQEIYRNSFAIIRSEANLARIPADLEKLAVRVIHACGMVEAVDGLQFSDGAGKAGRAALAAGAPILCDARMVSEGVTRARLPANNQVICTLRDDSVPELARELGNTRSAAALELWRPHLAGSVVVIGNAPTALFYLLEMLDAGAPKPALILGFPVGFVGAAESKAALAADSRGVPFVIMQGRLGGSAMAAAAVNALATEIE
- the cobG gene encoding precorrin-3B synthase translates to MSTALRPSACPGLLRIVQALDGGICRIKLNGGSISADQADAVANAAEQFAGGVIEATNRANLQIRGIGEQSSALIDNLLAAGLGPRTAAGDDVRNLMLSPTAGIDRQMRFDTRALAEQILDTLQSHPRFPELSAKFAVQLDGGEALAMLEHPHDLWLSAFERDGETLLAFGLAGCPTDRAVGAVTLENAHALVVAVLELFLDLARPEQTRMRHVLDELPMLAFLEQLRARLPIKAINGWQRTPVTDDLHIGAQPQNAGNLVYVGAVPPLGRLDPIMLRGAARLARQFGDGSLRFTPWQSLLLPNVAAADATQVIEGLKRLNLLAEAAERLSRMIACTGSAGCGKGLADTKHDARLLATLLPQAQSVHLSGCTRSCAAAHCAPATLLAVSPGHYDLYFRDATQPGFGALHARNLTIEAAATLLAARSRSPLDA
- the cbiE gene encoding precorrin-6y C5,15-methyltransferase (decarboxylating) subunit CbiE, coding for MSPWLTVVGIGEDGFKGLGKNARRALMGASRIVGGQRQLDLLPVCIRGERQLWPSPFALTPVLERRGESVCVLASGDPMFYGVGASLSRQVPSDEMLILPAPSSCSLAAARLGWPLQEVVTLSLVARPLAALNAQLFSGVRLLLLSNDGQSPAAVAQLLRERGFGSSRMSVLEQLGGNAERRIDGSANDWNDSPLADLNVIAIECLADANTPRLSRLAGLPDSAFRHDGQLTKRDVRAITLARLAPTPGELLWDVGAGSGSIGIEWMRAHPSCRALAIEADDGRQQLIEHNRDALGVSGLQLIRGRAPQALAGLERPDAIFIGGGVTRDGVFETCWEQLKPGGRLVANAVTLQSEVTLMNWRERFGGELTRIHVAQAQPLGEFDTWRQALPITLLDLVKPLDA
- a CDS encoding cobalt-precorrin-5B (C(1))-methyltransferase, whose translation is MRDETAEQPAPLRSGLTTGSCATATSLAAARLLLSGISADAVQIVLPKGKQVQMRLEFCRLTADGAEAGTIKDAGDDPDVTHGALLYSRVQLKDEPGIRFNAGLGVGTVTRPGLVLGVGEPAINPVPRKMISDHLSLLAAETGYAGGFDVTVNVEGGEALALKTMNPRLGILGGLSILGTSGIVRPFSCAAYIASIHQGIDVARTNGYLHIAACTGNASEDTMRRVYDLPEIALIEMGDFVGAVLKHLRKVPVDKLSLCGGFGKISKLAAGHMDLHSRHSSIDLPQLAEWAAAIGADEILQQSIREANTSQQALAMASAAGIALGDEVCRHALNFARSVVPAQVQIEVFAIDRQGGIVGHAGGFQ
- a CDS encoding cobalt-precorrin-6A reductase, producing MKRILLLGGVTEALAIARTLGPEHIYSLAGVGRVPTDLSCQVRVGGYGGAEGLAQFIRDQGIDLLFDATHPYAAQISQNAAIAAQLTGIPCWALRRPAWQPQPGDDWREVSDWAELITALKPFRRPLFTLGREPLQHLDEIPLDQFWTLRALDVYPGNERCEVIGARGPFLLEDERALFERRQIDVLISKNSGSTATEPKLEVARERGVPVLVLKRPGLAAVDREFASTSEVLKALTASDFS
- a CDS encoding type II toxin-antitoxin system RelE/ParE family toxin gives rise to the protein MIAIERSRLFSEWLDSLKDITGKGRIISRLKAAEYGNFGDCGFVGDTVYEMRVHYGPGYRMYFTRRGEVIYLLLIGGDKSTQKRDIKRAVQMAHNIGNEE
- a CDS encoding addiction module antidote protein, which produces MTEEFARFDAAEYLKTPEDMAAYLDACFDDDEGDGVLIRAALNDIARAQGMTQVARDAGLGRESLYKALSSTGNPEFATIMKVMKALGLRLHAVTL
- a CDS encoding DUF2946 domain-containing protein is translated as MNRHRLAFAWIACFAVLFNMLAMPMTGAMAQAANSPAEQLLWSSFCTGSGTKMVAINIGTTDQQAPPNDTHSNMQHCWCCSGSAPLVALPGHSPQLYFARYDSNRSVAPALLQAPTPRQQWPSLNPRASPLV